The Acidobacteriota bacterium genome contains the following window.
AGCTCGCCAATCAGGGTTATGCCGTCCTCGCGGAGGCGCCGGCCCATGGCCTTCCCCACGCCCCACAACAGGCTGACGGGCTTGTCGGAGAGAAAGGTCCTGGCCTCGGCTCGTCCGATAACGGAGAAGCCGCGCGGCTTGTCCCGATCCGAGGCGATCTTGGCGAGAAACTTGTTGTAGCTGAGCCCGATGGAGGCAGTGATGGAAAGCTCCTCCTCCACGCGGCGCGCCAGCGCCGCCAGAGTCGTCGCCGGGCTGGCACCGTGCAGAGCCTCCGTGCCGGAGAGGTCCATGAAAGCCTCGTCGATGGAGAGCGGCTCCACCAGAGGGGTCAAGTTCCGCATCATCGCCCGGACCCTACGTCCCACCGCGGCATACTTTCTCATATCCGGCTTGATGACGGTGGCGCCGGGGCAGGCTTTCAAGGCCTTGAACATCGGCATGGCCGAGTGCACGCCCTGGGCACGGGCGATGTAGCAGCACGCGGCCACGACACCCCGGTGGTGCCCACCGACGACCACCGGAAGGTCCCGCAACTCCGGCCGGTCGCGTTTCTCGATGGTGGCGTAGAAAGCGTCGCAGTCGAGATGGGCAATGGCGAGACCATGAAGCTCCTTGTGCCGCACGACGCGTGCCGATCCGCACGCCGAGCAGGTTTCGGCCTCGGGGGACGGCCGGTTGCCACAGTCACGGCACAGGGTTTCCACGGCATGATTATCGCACCCGGTAGGCTCCACAGGAAGATGTCCGTTCATGTGCCGGTCAGGTAGGACGATCCGTAACCGCCTTACGGCCGCATCCAGGATATTGCGACTGTCCGTCCAGAATTATCGCCGCCGTCGAGAATCTGACAGAGAGGAAAGTCGGAAATTCGAACCATTTCCCGGGGTCGCGGAGCGGACGTCTTTTCCACGGCCTGTCTTACCCCGCCAGGCGAAACCGCTCAGGCCTGACAAAACCCAACGCGCTGTGAGGACGAACCGGGTTGTCGTGGGTCCGCCAAGCCTCAATGCTACGCCGGGCGACGATTGGCTGATTCACGATTTTGTATTTTCTGGAGCGACTTCACGGCGGTGGGAAACCCGTGCATCCTAAGGTCCTGTTTTCTGGCCCGATCGGGCCAGGAGAACCCACCGATCGGTCCCTTATTGCCCAGGTAGGAGACGCCCGCAGGCCTCCTGCAGCGAGACCCCTCGCCACGGCGCACTTTGCAGAGCCGCATGACGGCCCATGGATTGCCGTCAATACACTCTCGGGGCCGGCAACGCCACCAGGTTTTTCTTCAACCTCTGGCCCTGGGAAAGATCGATCCGCTCCGCATCCCTTTCCAGGCTACTCAGGTAGTCGAGGTTGCTCTCAAGTCCGTACTCGTGATCGGTAAAAGCGCACACCAGGTACTGTGCCGGGACCAGGCCCTTGAGAGTAAACTGCCCGCGCTGGTCGGTTCGAGCCCTCCTGGTGAAGCGTGAGTGGGGCCCCCTGTATTCGGAGTCGGCGGCAAAGACCAGAACGGTCGCCGCCTGCGCGACTTCCCGGCCCTCCTCTTTTTCAACGACGCCGCTGATTTGAGCTCCCTCCGAGGAAACGTGAATCTCCACCCCGTCCAGCCGGTCACCGGATCTGACCTCTATGGGCCGGTCAGTGAGCTCCTCGGTCCGGATGCGGATGGACTCGACATAATGATTCCCCCGCGGGGGGAGCCGGACGACAAGGCGATAGGACGCCTCCTGCAGGTCCTTGATCTTGAAGGTGAAATCCTCTTCAACCCGGGAGCTTCTCCCGCCGGCATACCTCCATGCGCTGCCGATCGATTCCATATACAGCGAGATCCGGCGCCAATCCAAATCGGCCTCCTCCCGATCGGTCACAATCCTGCCGGTGATCTCCGCACCCGCCGCCAACACCAACGTCAAGCCCTCGATATCCTGGTCGGTCACTTCCACAACCGCGCTGGCCATCCGTAGATCCTCGTCTCTTTCCGAACGGGCAGTCAAACGGTGTCTTCCGGGAAGAAGGCCCTTGACCTTGAATTCTCCCTGCCGATCCGTGTCCACGCTGGGTTCCATCCCGGAAACGAGGAATTCGTCCGATTCCCTTCTCGATCTGATCCAGACCGAGTGAGCCGGCCTGCCCTCGGGAGTGAGCACCCGGCCGCTGATACCGTAGCTGCGGACTTCTATCAAGGTGAAGTAGAATCCCCCGACTTCTTGCCCCGCTGCTACCTCCACTTTGGCAGCCTCCCGAGGATTCAGCACTCCAGGGTAGTAGACCGGAGGAAACGACCGATCCGCTTCTTCCTCTCGATCGTCGAGAGGGCGAGGCACCGCGCTCAAGTAGTAGCTTCCCGGCCGAATGTCGAAGAGGCGGAATCGCCCCCGGTCATCGGTCTTGGCATGCCCCGCCGGAACCAGCTCGCGCTCACCGCCATAGCTCCTGTATTCGCTCAACGTCACCGAGACCTGCGAACGGGGTTCGTTGTACGGATCCACCACGGTTCCTTCCACCACGCCGCCTTGAATCAATGGGAAGTCAATGCCATCGAGGACCTGGCCCGGCGCCAGCGAAAGAGGGAGCGATCCGCGCCGCCTTCCCGATTGGGAGGGTTTTTCCCGGCTGTAGGATCGGCTGAGGTAGCCGTTGCGACTCGCGCGCAGAATGTACTTGCCCTCCTCCAGGTTCCTGATTTCGTATTCCCCCCGGCTATCGGTGCGAACGGTCCGAGTGACGGGGTCTCCTCGCCGGCCCGTCGAATAGAGCGTCACACGCGCCCTTACCAAGGGGCGCTCCCCCTCGGCAGCGAAGACCTGTCCTCGGATCACTCCCGATTGCCGGTCTGCGGGCTCTTTAGAGGACACCGCAGGAGTTTGAATCAGAGCCGGCTCACTGAAGGCGGCAACGCCAAGCAAGGAGCCAATGACCGCACCCCCCAAGAGGCTTCTTGTCTGCATGTCATCCTCCTGGGGGCCCGGAAGGTGAACGGCAGCCTCCAGGCACACAATCAAGCAGGGGAGCCTGGCCCGACATTTCTCCGGGGCCAGTCGGCAGCTCTGAAGGATCCCTACCAATCGGATGCGGCTTCCGTTTCCCAATCCCCTGTCAGACCGCAGCAATAATTGACGGTAGCGATGGTTTCGGCATCGAATCGCGCCTTGTCCTCCGGCGCCAGCAGCCCCTTCTCGACCAGGAATGTGTTGATTGTCCTCAAGCCCTCATCCCGCTTCGGACCCGCAGGCAGCCCCATTTCGAGAAAGGCCTGGAGTTTCAGGTAAAAGACTCCCCACACCCTCAGCCTTTCCCGATCGGGATGCCGGAACGTCGATGCCTGCTCGATGGCTGAAACGGCCCCATGGTTGCCGTGCTTCAAGGCCGTCTCGTAGGCCGTCACCCCCACATCGTTTGGGAGGTTCGGGTTGCCCCCTGCCTGGAGCAAGACATTGATCAGGGCTGCAGGGGCGTCATAGGCAGCCGCATGAAGGGGCGTGTCCCCGTATACATCCGGCCGGTTGGGATCCGCCCCGGCAGACAGCAGGGCTTCCACTTGCCCCCGGTAGACCGGGACCCTGCCGGATTGCTCGATGATTGACCGCAGCGGCGTGTTCCCGAAAGCGTCCGCCGCATCGGGATCGATGCCGGAGTTGAGAACCTCCTTCAGTTGGTCGTTGCTGCCTGAAACTATCGCCAGGTTGAGGTCCTCGACCGTCGCCATGGGTCTCGGTTGGCTGCCTTCCGAGCCCTGCCAGGACAAAATGTGGGACACGCCGAAGATCCAGCCCGTCAAACCGAAGGCAGCGAGCACAAGGTGAAACACCGGCGTCATCCATTTGCTTCCCAAGATATCCATGGCGTCCTCCTCGGCTGGTGGTTGGGATTGGACAGGAATTTTCCCTTACCCCTATAAACAGTCGAAATGGCGGTCGATTACAATTTTTTTTGCAGAGGGGACGTTCAGGACTGGCGGAAGGCTCTGGGCGATGCAGACGATAGTCTTGGGCGGCTTGCCGTTCCCAATGCAGCCAACCCGTATAGCGGGACCTGGTACCTGCTCGCGATAGGTCGGAAGGATCCGTTTTTTCACTCTCATAGGATCCGCACGCCAGGACAGGGGGCTGACTGACCTGCGGGGCGCGCTCGGAGTTCGTCAAAAGCCTGACCGATTTACCGGGAGTCCGGGTATACTCCGGGGCGGAAGGCAGCAATCTGCCACCGGTCGTCTGATCGAAAGGAATTTCCATGCGCATAGCGGATCGGGTCGCCGTCGTCACCGGCGGCGGCGGGGCTGTGGGAAGCGGCATCTCCCGCTGCCTGGCGCGGGAGGGCGCCCACATCGTGGTCGCCGACATTGCCCTGGAGGCTGCGGAGACGCGGGCCGAAGAGATCCGAAAGTTGGGGCGGCGGTCCTTCGCGGTTCAGGCCGACATCACCTTGGAAAAGGACTGCCAGGAACTGGTGGAGTCATCCCTGAAGGAGTTCGGGTGCATTGACATCCTGGTCAACAACGCCGGCCACTTCGGCGAGCGCCTGGGGTTGCCCTTCACCAATCAGACCGAGGAGGAGTGGGACGACAACTACACCATCAACGTCAAGGGACCCTTTTTCCTCTGCAAGGCGGTGGCTCCCCACATGATGGAGCGCCGTTCCGGCAAGATCATCAACATTTCCTCGATCGCCGCCAAGCGCGATCCCCAGATCGTGCCGGCCTATGCAGCCGGCAAGAACGCCCTGCTCACCCTGACCCGCATCGTGGCCAAGGACCTGGCACCCTATAACGTCAACGTCAACGCCATCTGCCCGGGAATGGTCTGGGGACACTTCTGGAAGCGCCTGGCGCCCCTGGTAGCCGCGGGAGAGCCCTCCTTTGCCGGGATGGAGCCCCGCGAGCTGTTTGAAGCCTGGTTCCACAAGAGTACGCCCCTGCAGCGCGAGCAGACACCCGAGGACATCGGCAACCTGGCCGCTTTCCTGGCCTCGGAGGAAGCCCGCAATATCACCGGCCAAACCATACACGTGGACGGTGGGGCAGCCATGAACTGAGCCGCAGGGGTCAGGATTCCTTCCTCAGTGCGGCGAAGAAGTCTGTTTCGAACAGCTTCTCGGCCTGTTTGAACCGTTCCGGGCTGCCCAGGTCCGCCCACTTGGCCTCATCGTCGCGGTGGCCCCGGATCGGTTGACCCTGTCCCGCCACTTCCAGGTAGGCGTCCACCAGCGAGAAGGGTGGGGGAAGGGTGAGCCGGTCCAGCAGTGCGGGGGAGATGATCTGGATACCCATGAAGGACAGGGGCGTGAGGGGGCCATCCGGCGATCGGGCCATGCGCTCTTGCCCGGTGGCGAGGGACTGCCAGCCGCACAGGCTCTCGCCAGAGTCGAAGAGCAGACGCCGGGAGCTTTTTCGTTGATGGACCGCCAGGGTCGCCAGAGCACCGGAATCGAGGTGGGCCTGCAGCAGCCTTCCCAGGTGCAAATCGCTGAGCACGTCCACGTTGTGGACCAGGAAGGGTTTCCCGTCATCGAAGAACCAGCCGGCTCGTTGAACGCCCCCGCCGGTGTCCAGCAGTTGTTCTTCCAGGGAGACTGCCAGGGTGAGCCCGTCCGGGCGGTGACGCCGGCGGTAATCGGTCAGAAATTCAGAAACCTGGTCCGCCAGATGGTGGGTGTTGACGATGATTTCCCTGAAGCCCTGTTGAGCCAATCGAGAGATGACCCCGGCCAACAGGGGGATCCCCTGAATTTCCACCAGCGCCTTGGGCCTTTGCCGGCCCAACCGGCCCAGGCGCGTTCCCCGTCCGGCTGCCAGGATCATGGCTTTCATGGCATGGATTCCAGCTCCCGGTGTTGAAGATCGATTCGAAGATCGTTCCGGGATCGGAGGTGGGCGGCCAGGCGCTCGGCGCAGAACACGGACCGGTGGCGCCCGCCGGTGCAGCCGAAGGCGACCGTCAGGTCGGTAAAGTTTCGCCCCAGGTGGTGATTCACTGCCTGGTCCACCAGAGTCCTGGCCTGACTCAGAAAGCGCTGTACCTCCCGGTCCTCTTCCAGGAAGCGGCCGACCTCCCGATCCCTGCCGGTGAGGGGGGCGTAGGCTGCAATGCGGCCGGGGTTGGGCAGAATGCGGCAGTCGAACACGAATCCTCCTCCGTGTCCGGTCCGGTCCCGGGGAAGGCCCTGCCTGTAGGAAAAGCTCTTGACGTGGACGGCGAGTCCCGGTTCCTGCTGCTGCCCTTTCCGGTTCAGGGAATCGGAACGGATCATGCGCTGCCACACCACCGACAGCTCCGGGAGCCGGACGGGCAGGGCGCCTTGGGCCAGGAGTCCTTCCAGGGTGCGCAAGCCATAGGGAATGCTGGCCTCAAAGTGGCTCTTGCCCTGATGGAGCCCCCGGTAGCCGTAGGCGCCGAAGGCCTGCATCAGGCGCAACAGGGCGTAGGGCCGGAAGAAGCGCAGGAAAGTTTCCGGTTGGAGGGGGGTCAGATTGCCGGCCACTCCGAGGTAGTGGTCCAGCAACCGATTCCTCAGGGACCAGGGCAGGTCCGCCTTGGCGTCCAGCAGCAGTGAGGCTACGTCATACTGCAGCGCCCCCTTTCGGCCTCCCTGGTAGTCGATGCAGTAGAGTCGTTCCTGAAACCACATGAGGTTGCGTGACTGGAAGTCGCGGTAGAGGAAGTGGTTGGTGTCGGCTTCCATCAGGAAATCGATCAAGGTATCGAAGTCATCCTCCAGGGCCTGTTCCTCGAAGGGAATGTCAACCAGCTTCAGGAAGTGATACTTGAAATAGTTCAGGTCCCAGTGCATCGATTGCCGATCGAAGCAGGGCCTGGGATAGCACTCCGAGTAGTCCAGATCCCGGCCGCCGACGATCTGGAATCGAGCCAGCGTCTCCAGGGACTCCCGGTAGAGTCCGATCAGGCGATCGGTGAATCCCTCCTCTCGGCCCTGGGTCGAGACCAGTGAGAAGAGAGTCACGTTACCCAGGTCCTGCTGCAGGTAGATATGGCGGTCCAGGTCGGAGGCGTAGATTTCGGGTACCGGCAGCCCCTGGCGGCGAAAGTGGCCGGAGAGGTTCAGGAAAGCCCGGTTCTCCTTGCGGTCCGGGTTGAAGGCGCCGATGACCGTCCGCTCCCTCCCGTTGATGCGGAAGTACCGGCGGACCGATCCATCAGCCGAAACCGGGACTATCCCCTCGGCGGGTTCACCGCACCACTGCCGGTAGAGTTCCTGCAGGCGGGTTTTGACGTCGGGGGCCATGGGTCTAGCAGAACCGGAATGCTTCCGGATGCACCTCGAAGATCATACACCAGGGCTGCCATCCCCCATCAAATCCCTCCCCACGGGAATCTGCGATCGAGGGGTCTTCTTTGTGAGCGCCACGCCCGACACCCCTGCCGCAGGGGTGATATAATCGCTCCTCAGAGGGTTTCATCGTGAAAGGAACAGCCCGCTACGCGAAACGGCGTCAGAGAACCCGCGTCGCCGCGGCGTCCGCTTCCGGATTGAAAAAGGGTTGGGTCATCCTCGGGTTGATGGGCATGCGGGTTTTGTCCCTGTCGGCCCAAGACGTGCGTCCTCCCAGCTTTGAAACCGACGTCCTGCCCATCTTTCAGCAGAACTGCCTTCATTGTCACAGTGACCAGGCTCGTCAAGGGGGATTGTCCCTTGAGACCCTGGAAAGGGTTCTGGCCGGCGGAGACTCGGGTGCGGTGGTGGTGGCCCACCAGCCTCTGGAGAGCCGGCTGCTGGTGCTGATCAACTCCGGCGGCATGCCCATGGGAGCGCCACCGCTGGGGGCGGGAGCCATCGAGGTGGTTCGGAGCTGGATTGAAGCCGGAATGCCCGGGGGAAGCGCGGAGGCGCCCGTTTCTGAAGCCGCGCCCGCCGTGCGTGAGCGGGAAGTGATGGCGGCCATTCTGGGAGCCAAGTGCCTGCCTTGCCACGGGCGGCGGCGCCAGGAGGCCGGTCTGGACCTGAGGACTCGGGAAAGCCTGTTGAAAGGAGGGCAGTCCGGCCCCGCCATCGTTCCAGGCAGACCGGAGGATAGTCTGCTGGTTCGGCGCATCCGCGCGCAGGAAATGCCACCACCCCACTTGCAGGAACAGTTCTCGGTGCGCGGCCTGACCTCGGTCGAGTTTGAGAAGGTGCAGGCCTGGATTGCCGCGGGCGCCCTGCCCGATCCCGAAGAGCCTCCCGAAGCCGACCCGCGTCGGGATACAACGGCAGGCTTAAAGGCTCGGCAATTCTGGTCCTTTCAACCGCCCCGCCGGTCGGTCGAACCCGATGTGACGGGGAGGGATCGCGTCCGAAACCCGGTGGACGCCTTTCTGCTGGCTCGGTTGGAAGCGGGGGGGCTGGGGTTTTCCCAGCCGGCTGACCGCCTGGCGTTGATGCGGCGGGCATACCTTGATCTGACGGGCCTCCCTCCTTCCCCCGAGGAGATCCGATCCTTTCTGGCCGACTCCGACCCGCGGGCGTACGAACTCCTGGTGGACCGTCTGCTGGAATCCGCCCACTACGGTGAGCGCTGGGCCCGCTACTGGCTGGACGCCGTGGGCTATGCCGATTCCGAAGGAGGGGTTTCCTCCGACGAAGTCCGCCCCCACGCCTTCCGTTACCGCGATTACGTCATACGGTCGCTGAATGCGGACAAGCCCTACGACCGGTTCCTGATCGAGCAGATCGCCGGGGATGAGCTCTTCGACTACAGGGCCGTCGAGACCTACAGTCCCGATCAGTTGGACCTGCTGGTGGCCACCGGCTTTCTGCGAATGGGGCCGGACTCGACCTACAGCACCGAGCAGAACAACCTGCCGGAACGCCTGGACGTGGTGGCCACCCAGATTGAGATCCTGAGCTCCTCCACCATGGGGCTGACGCTGGCTTGCGCCCGCTGCCACGACCACAAGTACGATCCGCTGTCCCAACGGGACTACTATCAACTGAGCGCCGTCTTGAGGACGGCCTACGATCCCTACGACTGGCTGTCGCCCAGCATGGGCTGCATCGGGGTGGGAGCCAACTGCAACGACACCAACACCCGCTTGTTGCCGCTGCCTTCCGACAGCGAGCTGCGGGAAGTGGAGGAGTACAACGCTCCCTTCAAGCGCAAGATCGCGGAACTGGAACGGCAACTGGAGGAGAAAACCCGTCCCCTCCGCAAGCAGCTGCTCGAGGAAAAGATGGCGGCCCTGCCCGAGTCCCTGCGGCAGGATTTGAAGGAGGCCTCGCAGGCCAAGCCCGAGGAACGCACCCCGGTTCAGAAATATCTCCTGGGCAAGTTTGCGGAGACCCTTCAGGTTACCCGGGCCGAAGTCCTTCAGAAGTTCAAGGACTTTGCCGAGACCTCCAAGGAGATCGAGGAGCAGATCAAGGATGAGAAAAAGAAGCTGAAGGGCAAGCCCAAGATCAGGGCGCTATTCGACATGGGAGGTCGTCCCACGCCCACTCGGATTCTGGGACGGGGCGAATACACCAATCCCGGGGATCAGGTGCTGCCGGGAGTGCCGGCGGTGCTCAACGGTGAGCTGATGCCCTACCGGGTGGAAAAGCCCGAATGGAGCACCGAAACCACCGGGAGGCGTCTGGCCCTGGCCAAATGGTTGACTCAGCCCAACCATCCCCTGACGGCCCGCGTCATGGTGAACCGCATCTGGCAGCACCACTTCGGCGTGGGGCTGGTGAGCACGCCCGGCAACTTCGGAAGCACCGGTGCGCGGCCATCTCATCCCGAGCTGCTGGATTGGCTGGCGCGCGAATTGGTGGATGGGGGTTGGAGCCTCAAGGCCCTGCACCGCCTGATCATGACGTCCACGGCCTACCGGCAGACTTCCAGCGCCGCACCTCTCTCTCTGAAGCGCGACCCCGACAATCGCCTTGTGTCCCGTTTTCCCTTGAGGCGATTGGATGCGGACGCCCTCAGGGACTCCATTCTCAAGGTCTCGGGACGGCTGGACCCGACCCGCTACGGTCCCGCCGACGAGCTGGAGATCAAGCCCGACGGAGAGGTGATCGCCAGGGAGAGTCCCGACGGATACCGCAGAAGCATCTACGTGAGGCAGAGGCGTTCCCAGCCTCTCAGCCTGCTGGAATCCTTCGATGCCCCGCTGCTGGTGCCCAACTGCCTCAAACGGCCGCATTCCACGGTTTCATCCCAGGCGCTGCACCTGGAGAACAGCCAGCTGGTGCGCCTCAGCGCACGGCACATGGCCGGTCGGGTGATTGATGCCGTGGGTGAGGATACTTCCAGGCAGATCGAGCGGGTCTATCTGCTGGCGCTGACTCGACCGCCCACTGCCGAGGAGTCCGCCAAGGCCGGGGAGGTTCTCCGCCAGTTGACTCGAGAATGGAAGCGGCATCTGGAAGTGGAGGTCCCGGCGGAACCGGTAGCCAGCAAGGCCGAGTGGCTGGCGCTGGCATCCTTGTGTCACGCCTTTCTCAACTCCGCCGAATTTCTCTATGTGAATTGAGGAGACAGGACACCAACTGCAATCGAGGAACAAGTCCGATGAACTTCAGGCAAAGGCAAGCTGTCCCCCGGAGTCGCCCCGCGCCCATTGACCGGCGGACCTTCTTTTCCCAGGTTGGCGACGGCCTTCAGGGAGCCGCCCTGGCCACCTTGCTGGGGAAGGATCTGCTGGGAGCGGATTCCCTTCTGGACGCGGGTTCGCGGCAGGTCTACGATCTGAAAAGGCAGCAGCCCCATTTCGAGCCCAAGGCCACCTCGGTCATTCAGTTGTTCATGAACGGCGGGCCCAGCCAGGTGGATCTGCTGGACCCCAAGCCCGCCCTGGAGAAATTCGCCGGTCAGCCTCCCAGCCGTGACCTTGCCAGTGAAATTCGAGCCGTGCGGGAAGCCGGTGGTCTGATGCCGTCCCCGTTCAAGTTTTCCAAGCGGGGTGAGTCGGGCATCGAGGTGTCGGAGGTGATGCCTCACCTGGCGAAGCAGGTGGACGATATCACCGTGATTCGCTCCATGTTCACGCCCCACATCGCCCACGAGTCCTCGCTGTTTGTCATGCACTCGGGGCGCATGTTTCCCGGACGGCCTTCGCTGGGCGCCTGGGTGGTCTACGGCCTGGGCACCGAGAACCAGAACCTGCCGGCCTACGTGGTGCTGGACGACCCCAAGGGGCTGCCCATCAACGACATCCAGAACTGGCAGGCAGGGTTTCTGCCGGCGGTCTACCAGGGGACCCGTGTGCGGTCCGAGGGTTCGCCGCTACTCAACCTGCATCCGAGGGAGGAATGGCCCAGTCCGGTGGTGAAGCTGTCCCGTTCGCTGCTCAGACACCTGGACCGAAACCACTTGAGCCGGCACCCGGACGAAGCCGAGCTGGAAGCCCGCATTGCCGGTTACGAGTTGGCGGCCCGCATGCAATTGGCCGCTTCGGATGCTCTGGATGTGTCTGGGGAATCCGAGGCCACCAGGGAGATGTACGGCCTCAACGACGAGCTGACCGCTTCCTACGGCAAACGCTGCCTGATGGCTCGAAGATTGGTGGAGCGGGGGGTCCGTCTGGTTCAAATCTACATTGAAGGCCAGATCTGGGACAACCACAACGCCCTGGTCAAGAACCTGGGTTATGCCTGCGGCAAGACCGACAAACCGGCCGCGGCCCTGTTAAAGGATCTGAAGCTGCGGGGATTGCTGGACCGCACGCTGGTGGTTTGGGGAGGAGAATTCGGCCGGCTTCCCATCGCCCAGCAGCCTGCCAGCGGCGAGGTGGGCCGTGATCACGGCCCCTCGGGATTCAGCGTCTGGCTGGCCGGTGGCGGAATCAAGGAGGGTACCGTCTACGGCGCCACCGACGACATCGGCTATAAGGCCGCAGTAAACCCCGTCAGCGTGCACGACCTGCACGCCACCATCCTTCACCTGCTGGGCATGAACCACCGGGAGTTGATCTTCGAGCGCGAGGGCCGCAGCGAAAGACTGACGGACGAATTTCCCGCCCGCATCGTCCAGGATATTATTGCCTAGCGTTTACTGCACGGCTGTAACGTTACTGGCCTTCAGCCCCTTGGGACCGCGTTCGATGGTGAATTCCACCCGCTGTCCCTCGTCTAGCGACCGGTAACCGTCCGCCTGCACGGCCGAGTAATGTACAAAGACATCCTCGCCGCCGTCATGGGAAATGAAACCGTAGCCTTTGCTTGAGTTGAACCACTTGACTGTTCCCTGAATTCTTTCTGACATAGCCCTTCACTCACTCCTTCTCCTGATAGTTAACACCCCGGATCTCCGAGTTTCGGGACAAAAAAAAGCCGCCTCAAATCGCGGCGGCTGCTTCAAGACCGAACAGACACTCGCCTCACCAGAGTCACCGGCCACTATACGCTTCGGTGTTTTTCTTGTCAATCCCGACCGTTGATCCTGGCCGGCCGGTGACTCGGGCCCTCCCCCTTGAATCTCAGATCCCGAGCAGCCGGCAGGCGTTCTCTCCCAGGAGCAGTCGCTTG
Protein-coding sequences here:
- a CDS encoding DUF1553 domain-containing protein, whose translation is MKGTARYAKRRQRTRVAAASASGLKKGWVILGLMGMRVLSLSAQDVRPPSFETDVLPIFQQNCLHCHSDQARQGGLSLETLERVLAGGDSGAVVVAHQPLESRLLVLINSGGMPMGAPPLGAGAIEVVRSWIEAGMPGGSAEAPVSEAAPAVREREVMAAILGAKCLPCHGRRRQEAGLDLRTRESLLKGGQSGPAIVPGRPEDSLLVRRIRAQEMPPPHLQEQFSVRGLTSVEFEKVQAWIAAGALPDPEEPPEADPRRDTTAGLKARQFWSFQPPRRSVEPDVTGRDRVRNPVDAFLLARLEAGGLGFSQPADRLALMRRAYLDLTGLPPSPEEIRSFLADSDPRAYELLVDRLLESAHYGERWARYWLDAVGYADSEGGVSSDEVRPHAFRYRDYVIRSLNADKPYDRFLIEQIAGDELFDYRAVETYSPDQLDLLVATGFLRMGPDSTYSTEQNNLPERLDVVATQIEILSSSTMGLTLACARCHDHKYDPLSQRDYYQLSAVLRTAYDPYDWLSPSMGCIGVGANCNDTNTRLLPLPSDSELREVEEYNAPFKRKIAELERQLEEKTRPLRKQLLEEKMAALPESLRQDLKEASQAKPEERTPVQKYLLGKFAETLQVTRAEVLQKFKDFAETSKEIEEQIKDEKKKLKGKPKIRALFDMGGRPTPTRILGRGEYTNPGDQVLPGVPAVLNGELMPYRVEKPEWSTETTGRRLALAKWLTQPNHPLTARVMVNRIWQHHFGVGLVSTPGNFGSTGARPSHPELLDWLARELVDGGWSLKALHRLIMTSTAYRQTSSAAPLSLKRDPDNRLVSRFPLRRLDADALRDSILKVSGRLDPTRYGPADELEIKPDGEVIARESPDGYRRSIYVRQRRSQPLSLLESFDAPLLVPNCLKRPHSTVSSQALHLENSQLVRLSARHMAGRVIDAVGEDTSRQIERVYLLALTRPPTAEESAKAGEVLRQLTREWKRHLEVEVPAEPVASKAEWLALASLCHAFLNSAEFLYVN
- a CDS encoding cold-shock protein, which gives rise to MSERIQGTVKWFNSSKGYGFISHDGGEDVFVHYSAVQADGYRSLDEGQRVEFTIERGPKGLKASNVTAVQ
- a CDS encoding DUF1501 domain-containing protein, which produces MNFRQRQAVPRSRPAPIDRRTFFSQVGDGLQGAALATLLGKDLLGADSLLDAGSRQVYDLKRQQPHFEPKATSVIQLFMNGGPSQVDLLDPKPALEKFAGQPPSRDLASEIRAVREAGGLMPSPFKFSKRGESGIEVSEVMPHLAKQVDDITVIRSMFTPHIAHESSLFVMHSGRMFPGRPSLGAWVVYGLGTENQNLPAYVVLDDPKGLPINDIQNWQAGFLPAVYQGTRVRSEGSPLLNLHPREEWPSPVVKLSRSLLRHLDRNHLSRHPDEAELEARIAGYELAARMQLAASDALDVSGESEATREMYGLNDELTASYGKRCLMARRLVERGVRLVQIYIEGQIWDNHNALVKNLGYACGKTDKPAAALLKDLKLRGLLDRTLVVWGGEFGRLPIAQQPASGEVGRDHGPSGFSVWLAGGGIKEGTVYGATDDIGYKAAVNPVSVHDLHATILHLLGMNHRELIFEREGRSERLTDEFPARIVQDIIA